ccccccctctctttctccctccttcaccaCACCAACTGGATAATGTCTGGTATCTgaacccccctctctttctcccttcaccACATCAACAGCATAATGTCTGGTATCTgaacccccctctctttctccctccttcaccaCACCAACAGGATGTCTGGTATCtgaaccccccccctctctttctccctccttcaccaCACCAACTGGATAATGTCTGGTATCTgaacccccctctctttctccctccttcaccaCACCAACTGGATAATGTCTGGTATCTgaacccccctctctttctccctccttcaccaCACCAACAGGATGTCTGGtatctgaaccccccccccctctctttctccctccttcaccaCACCAACTGGATAATGTCTGGTATCTgaacccccccctctctttctccctccttcaccaCACCAACTGGATAATGTCTGGTATCTgaacccccccctctctttctccctccttcaccaCACCAACAGGATGTCTGGTATCTgaaccccccctctctttctccctccttcaccaCACCAACTGGATAATGTCTGGtatctgaacccccccccccccctctctttctccctccttcaccaCACCAACTGGATAATGTCTGGTATCTgaacccccctctctttctccctccttcaccaCACCAACAGGATGTCTGGTATCTgaaccccccctctctttctccctccttcaccaCACCAACAGGATGTCTGGTATCTgaacccccctctctttctccctccttcaccaCACCAACAGGATGTCTGGTATCTgaacccccccctctctttctccctccttcaccaCACCAACAGGATGTCTGGTATCTgaaccccccctctctttctccctccttcaccaCACCAACAGGATGTCTGGTATCTGAacccccctcttttctccctccttcaCCACACCAACAGGATGTCTGGTATCTgaacccccccctctctttctccctccttcaccaCACCAACAGGATGTCTGGTATCTgaacccccctctctttctccctccttcaccaCACCAACAGGATGTCTGGTATCTgaaccccccctctctttctccctccttcaccaCACCAACAGGATGTCTGGTATCTgaacccccctctctttctccctccttcaccaCACCAACTGGATAATGTCTGGTATCTgaacccccctctctttctccctccttcaccaCACCAACAGGATGTCTGGTATCTgaacccccctctttctccctccttcaccaCACCAACAGGATGTCTGGTATCTgaaccccccctctctttctccctccttcaccaCACCAACTGGATAATGTCTGGTATCTgaaccccccctctctttctccctccttcaccaCACCAACAGGATGTCTGGTATCTgaacccccctctctttctccctccttcaccaCACCAACAGGATGTCTGGTATCTgaacccccctctctttctccctccttcaccaCACCAACAGGATGTCTGGTATCTgaacccccctctctttctccctccttcaccaCACCAACAGGATGTCTGGTATCTgaacccccccctctctttctccctccttcaccaCACCAACAGGATGTCTGGTATCTGaaccacccctctctttctccctccttcaccaCACCAACTGGATAATGTCTGGTATCTgaacccccctctttctccctccaccacACCAACAGGATAATGTCTGGTGTCACATCTGAACCCCcaccctcctgctctctcttcctctcagctTCATTAAGTATTACCCgggaaaacaccagtctcaacgtcaacagtgaagaggcgactctgggatgctggctttctaggcagagttgcaaagaaaaagcaatatctcagactggccaataaaaataaaagattaagatgggcaaaataacacaaacactggacagaggaactctgcctagaaggccagcttcccggaCTGGCATCTTctctgttgacattgagactggtgctttgtgggtactatttcatgaagctgccagttgaggacttgtgaggcgtccgtttctcaaattagacactctaatgtacttgtcctcttgctcagttgtgcactggggcctcccactcccctttctattctagttagagccagtttgcactgttctgtgaaggtagtagtacacagcgttgtacgagatcttcagtttcttggcaatttctcacatggaatagccttcatttctcagaacaagaatagattgatgagtttcagaagaaagttatttgtttctggccattttgagcctgtaatcaaacccaaatgctgatgctccagatactcaactcgtctaaagaaggccaattttgttacttctttaatcagaacaacagttttcagctgtgctaacataattgcaaaaaggttttctaatgatcaattagcctttttaaacgataaacttggattagctaacacaacatgccattggaacataaTGAGCCTCTGTGCACCTATGTAGATGTTGCATTAAAAATCTGTCATTtaaaacatgaacaatgtctacactgtatttatgatcaatttgatgatttttaaaagacaaaacaaatgtgcctttctttcaaaaaccagaacatttctacgtgaccccaaacttgtgaacggtagtgtatgtacactctagctaagtgtatgttgtgtagtaagctgttagtagcccatgtgcatCACCCTAATAATTGTCTATTTGcccctcttaatttcacctactgtcCTGACTTGGTAGTAAACATGTAGCCtttagcctgttttagagaaatgtaatcatcaaatattgtaagagctttcattatcTGTTTATATAAccttttatttatcctatggttctgacttggtgtacagggagaatactgtaagttgttgttctgaattctgtctctGTACATTTCAAAGGTGCTGAACAAATAGTGATGACTACGtccgaccagcagagggaaacgaatcacagggacaagacaagataataaatgacaaaacatgacagtactcattaatgtcttaatagaAAATACAGatggcctcttatccgcttgtcgtccccttatgccatagtttgtacatcttaattgtcagtagaaaccacattagtttaagcaagtcagccatatcagccatGTTTTGTTtcaaaggcagtaaatgaggctgaatgaaccgtttcgctgccagacaaggctctactGATAGCCAGgtatagcagtggtaaggtgttgggacagtTATGTAGGCCATCTGTGGGaagtttgtcaccgttatagtgcaattaatgtattgtttagtgttgtgggctttgctggcatgcatcccacttttatttatttttttgccccaAGATTTGCATGCTAAAATCACTGCTCACCACACCAACAGCTGGAATGCCAAACATGCACCAAAGTCACTGTGACAGACCTATGTGATGCGTTGAAGCTCATGCACCACTGTGATCCACTGTAATAAGTGTTACAGGGGAAGATGTTTATGAGAGGAAACCATGTCACGGTGACAGTAAGACAGCTGGAATGTGGAAAAGGGAGGCTGACGGAGAGAGAATAGTGGCCCATCCCTTTCTGTGTACTACTGTTCTATGACATACATTGTAATACAGTTCGTCTTAAATACACGGCACGCTAACATTAATCCTGTGATATCGACTTTGGTAAATATAAGGGCGGGGCTTGTCTGAGTAATGTTGGATTATAGGGTTCAAAACATGCAAACatttgatgactccttgctgtccccggtccacctgactgtgctgctgctccagtttcaactgttctgccttattattcgaccatgctggtcatttatgaacatttgaacatcttggccatgttctgttataatctccagaagaggactggccaccccacatagcctgtttcctctctaggtttcttcctgggttttggcctttctagggagtttttcctagccaccgtgcttctacacctgcattgcttgccgtttggggttttaggctgggtttctgtacagcactttgagatatcagctgctgtaagaagggctatataaataaatttgatttgatttgtaactcTATTGTCTAATGAGGGTAAACAAACATGTTGACAATGTTGGTTCATATACAAACACATTCTTAGTGTTTTAATAAACAATGCAATGTTAAGataatggatttttatttgaaaTGAACAAACTGCATGATTCCTTGTGATTTGTATAAGAGAATAGAAATAAGATATAGCTGTAGAGGGAAACCAGTCACACTAACAGTATCACTCGTACATCAAAATGGGTGCTCATGAATAATGGCAAGAGCAAGTGTTGGAAACATCTCCATGTTAGGTTGTGTATCCACATCCCACAGAGAAGAAATGTGTGCTGCTGTCTATTGGTGACGAGAGGTACTGAAACCAGACACTAAATGGAAGAGTGACTGTTGTAGGAAAGATGAGTTCACAGATCCTCATACAGGTCTACAGACATGACCGAAAACAACGGCTCATACCTTCAGTTAGTATTATGGGACAAAGAAATATGTGAGTTTTGAAAATGATACCTTTTCTTTTTTTAACCTCACGATCAGGACTTAAAGACACTGGTGAGAGTATGAAACCGTCCTCAAGGTTGAATCTTAACTTCAGGAACTGTACACACAACTCCTAGCTTAATGTTTTCCTCCCATCGACATCAGTGCATGATTTTACTAAAATGACTTAAGTTGTGTGCATAGATCTCAAGTTAGGACTCAGCCGTGAGGATCCATACCACTAGCCTGGAATCCAAACTGATACGATCCATTTCACCATTGTTTCACAGAGCATATCAGTTTGGTTTCCAGGCTACCGTGCTGCAGGTACAGTCATCAGGCTCCATGTCGTAGATGAGGATAGCTCTCCACCGTACGTCTGATTCCATCCTTTAGACCGACCACAGGCTTGTACCCCATGTCCTGCTTGGCTCTGGAGCAGCTGTAGAAGTGATGTGTACCCGCCAGGGCCACCCTCATGGGGGTGAAGGTGGGCTTGAAGGACACTAGGGGGCGTAGTAACAGAGACAGCAGCCACAGCAGCAGAGCCAGCCCGTAGACGAGTGTGTAGGGAAGGTGGTAGCGCGGAGCAGCGTAGCCCAGACCTACTAGAATATCTGACATGAAGTCCCAGAACCGGACAGGCTCGTCATTAGTGATGTGGTACGCCTGAAGGGGGACAGATGAGAAAGACCGGAGTCAGGTTCAGACATTTCTGTTCGTTCTCTGTAGCCACACATTGTTTAGAACCTGGTCTCATCCACCTGCCGTCTTTCTTTATGGAACCGCCTGGTTTCACAGAGCCTATGGCAGGAGCGGGAAAACCTGCTGTTGGATTTTCATTGGCTGATCTCTCAGTCCATCACCATCTAgtacagggatgggcaactttgaagAAGGCGGGGCCACAACAAATCAGAACTCATGAGCGGCTAcacgttttctccccaatttcatggtatccaaatGTTAGtaacagtcttgtctcatcgctgcagctCCCGTACTCCTGCACTCAGGAGAGGCAGAGGTCGAGAGCAGCGGGTCCtcaaaaacacaacccaaccaaccaCACTGACTCTAGACACAATACCCACCTGGACACCAGCCACACTGACTCTAGACACAATGCCCATCTGGACaccagccacactgcttcttgacacaatgcctacCTGAACACCAGCCACACTGCCTCTAGACACAATGCCCACCTGAACACCAGCCACACTGCCTCTAGACACAATGCCCACCTGGACACCAGCCACACTGCCTCTAGACACAATGCCCACCTGGACACCAGCCACACTGCCTCTAGACACAATGCCCACCTGAACACCAGCCACACTGCCTCTAGACACAATGCCCACCTGAACACCAGCCACACTGCCTCTAGACACAATGCCCACCTGGACACCAGCCACACTGCCTCTAAACACAATGCCCACCTGAACACCAGCCACACTGCCCACCTGCCACACTgcctcttgacacaatgcccacctGGACACCAACCACACTGCCTCTAGACACAATGCCCACCTGAACACCAGCCACACTGCATCTAGACACAATGCCCATCTGAACACCAGCCACACTGCCTCTAGACACAATGCCCACCTGAACACCAGCCACACTGCCTCTAGACACAATGCCCACCTGGACACCAGCCACACTGCCCACCTGCCACACTgcctcttgacacaatgcccacctGGAGACCAGCCACACCAAAGTGTCGGGGGatacaccgtacacctggcaaccgccACAGAAGTCACtagtgcgtgatgggacaaggacatccctgctggccaaaccctctcctatcccagacaacgctggaccaattgtgcaccgcctcatgggtctcccggtcacggccggctgcgacagagcctggacttgaacccaggatctctagtggtatagctagcactgcgatgcagggCCTTAGATCTCTGCACCACTCAGGTGGCCCTTGTTGTCtcttttgtcctatatttaatttattttttgagGTCTtttgataggccgtcattgtaaataagattttgttcttaactgacttgcctagttaaataaaggccaAATGAAAAAAACGAGGGGCCGCAGGTCTGCGTACTAAATCATATCTGAGTCAGACGGATTGATTTTGTTAATGGGGGCCCCACCGTCCAGAAAAAAAGTTCAGATAGCTGGCCgctaaaacaacaacaaagatttgctgacatgggctaattgactgACAAGAGAAACACTGCTGAATCACAAACACATTTCCAGATTGCACTTTGGGTATCCCACtatctaactctcaacagtaaattAAAGACTGAGTTCCTAAAAAAAGATGTTGACCATCCCGGATCTAGCATGGCCCTCAGAACCTCCAGTCTACATTATGGAACTCAAAGTGCAAGCAGAGCAAGTGATTTAGGCTAAACAAGGAAGTGAGTTAAGGAAAAATCAGAAAGTATGAATTTTGGACTAGTTTTCACATTTAAACTTTATAATGCCCAAACTCAGAATCAATTGTACTTCCCaaaaataaccctaaccccaaaataATAAGGTCACTGTCATTGAACATTTATTTTCAGAATCCCATCTCATATAGAAGTGCAGTCTCTCTCCCACTTCGATTTTAGCCCCTTTCAAGTCCCACTTTGGTAGACAGTATTTCCAGGCTCTGTATTGAGAGCTTGGGACTTAAACGTTGCATCTACATTTTTGTCCAAATTGAGTTACTGACAtagccttgttctgttcaatgttctctacctacAGTACATAGTACTCTAAATACTCCCAACTCCTGCTGGTCAAAAGAATACAAAATCTCATTTTCTGACACCATTTAACAACCAATCAGGGTGAGTCTTTAAAGCCGATTACCTCAGAATCATATTTCTGCCGATAGAACCTTAAAAGTGCCCATGCTCTCTATATGCACTAGCAATTGAGGTTAGTCTGAACCCAACAAATATTGTGTAAGTGCGAAAGGCATCTCTTTCTTCAAACACAGAACAGTTGACCCCATTGATCATCATCATCCAGTCGTACAGTGCAGGCAAGTCTAGCGTATGAGTGAGGCCATATAGAGGGTTCCTACCTTGCCACAGATAGGAGACTCTGGCCTTAGACTCTCAGCTGCCAGGATGTGTCCATGAACCACATTGTCCACAAAAGTGAAATCCACCAGGTTAGAACCATCactacagagacagagcgagggaggcAACAGAGCGAGGGAGGCAACAGAGCGAGGGAGGCAACAGAGCGAGGGAGGCAACAGAGCGAGGGAGGCAACAGAGCGAGGGAGGCAACAGAGCGAGGGaggcaaagaaagagagagaggcagagaaactaCATCAACAGAATCAACATAAAACATTAACTTTGGTCGATCCCACTATGTCTAGGGAAGAGTCCATGTTCCATTCCAGTCCTGTGTATGACTGACCCGATGATGAACTTCATCTTGCCCCTACGTGCCGTGTCGACCAGGATGGGCACCAGCTGGGGGTCCCGGGGGCCAAAGATACCGTGAGGTCGGATGGCAACTGTCAGGAGACCCTTCTCCTTGTCACAGGCCTTCAGAACCAGCTGAGACAGCACAGCGACCAGATGGATAGAGGAGAACATGACTTATTTAATGTGGAGCTGATGTGGAGTATGTAGAGTATGTAACATGTATGTTTATGGATGGTCCAGCATCGATGTCTTCATGTGTAGGCAGGTTCTCCCCCCAGCAATGCTCTGGTAACATTAATAGAACTATGATCAAACTATTCTACAAATAAGCCTCTTCCACAAAATAAACAAgcatcctctcctcctgttctatcTTGGTCTCTGTGTGTAGTAGTGTCCTCACCTTCTCCTGTTCTATCttggtctctgtgtagtagtagtgtcctCACCTTCTCCTGTTCTATCttggtctctgtgtagtagtagtgtcctCACCTTCTCCTGTTCTATCttggtctctgtgtagtagtagtgtcctCACCTTCTCCTGTTCTATCttggtctctgtgtagtagtgtcCTCACCTTCTCCTGTTCTATCttggtctctgtgtagtagtcgaTGGGCTTCTTGGCGTAGGGAAGGTCTTCTCTCCCATCCTTGATGTCTGTTCCTTCAAACACCACACTGGCACTGCTGGTCAGTACCACTTTCTGTAGTAGACAGACAGAACTGACTAGCTGATCAGTCATTTCAGAAAGTCCTAGTATTTTAACAGAGCATTTATTTTATTGAATTTAGTCTGTCTTTATTGTAATATCTTGTATGACACTCCTCTCTGTCCAACAATAACTCTATACTGCCCCCTACCTGTACTCCAGCCTCAGTGCAGGCCTGTAGGACTGTCTGTGTCCCCTGGATGTTGACTCTCTGGAACAGAGCCTTGTCATCACTGGCTGGGGCTGGAGAGGCACAGTGGAACACCAGGGAGACACCTTCGAGGGCTGTTAGGAGAGcctgggccacacacacacacacaatgatgttCAGATGCAGACGCACATAGAACCCACAGACAAGCAAAAGACACACACTGACCTCATGTGTACACACAGGCCACAGTTCACagttttctactgtgttattgatttgttaattgtttactccatgtgtaactctgtgttgtctgttcacactgctatgctttatcttggccaggtcgcagttgcaaatgagaacttgttctcaactagcctacctggttaaataaaggttaaataatcaTTAAAAAAATTTAAAATGTCCATAGACCATAACAAGGTCATATAACATGGCCCAAACAGCTCAGtacgtaggtaggtaggtaggtaggtaggtaggtaggtaggtaggtaggtaggtaggtaggtaggtaggtaggtacagacagacagacagacagacagacagacagacagacagacagacagacagacagacagacagacagacagacagacagacagacagacagacagacagacagacagacagacagacagacagacagacagacagacagacagacagacagacagacagacacagacagacagacagacagacagacagacacagacagacagacagacagacagaccagactcaCCTGTTTGTCACAGAGGTCTCCCTGGTGGAAGGTGACACCAGGTAGTTCGTAGCTCTGTCTGATGTCAAACACCGACACAGTATAGCCCTTACCCAACAGCTTCTCTACCAGGTGTCTACCCAGGAACCCAGAGCCTCCTATCACTGCACACCGCTTACTGCTCTGTACCgggagagagggacaacattcagtaaagacagaaagagagacacaaaTAAACATATGACACAAACAAATACATAGCTGAGCATGTGGCATACAGCTCAGAATGTGATATTTAGTACAAACTGCTGTGTACTCACAGGTCGTATGCGTGTGGCCATGATAAACTGCAGGTGAGACATCGGTGTTGGGAGACAAACTGGGAGAGAAAAGACCGAAAACAGTTCGACAAGATCATGTCACATGGACAATGGAAGCAGGATGAAGACTACAATCAAACATCTTTAGGCTATTTCAAGTTTTCAAATAAAATAGACACTAAAATGCTATCAAATAAGTGAAAAACGTATCATTTTACCAGTTCAATCTGTTTTGCAGCAGTATGAAACGTCGCGCGAACAAATAATAAACCCTGTATCCGCTGAGCGCGAGAGGCCCTCTCATTGGGTGGACGGGAGTTCGGCTGTGAAGGTGGCATGCTCGAACAGCCAATGAAGTGGAGCCTACGTCAAAGAACGCCACTGCTCTGACCAACCGGGACTTAATCACAGTGAGACCACACCCACAGTGAGTAGAGTGTAAAAGCCCCTAAACCGTTTTTATATTTCAAGCACCTCGGTATCAGATGAGTTGGCGCACGGAAAACAGATTCTGGATCAGAGCTTCAACGATCAATCCAGTATAGCGTTTTATACCACATGTCGTCAACAACCAGTAATATTCTCGCCCAATTAGATGCCCTTGATTTAGCTTCGTAGTACGAATTGTTTCCATTCTGAATATTTCATTTTGCACACCCGGCGTGCAGAATAAGCTAAATCGAGTGCACAGTCACAGACTAATCCAAATGATCATAGCACTGACTGAATACTGCGCTCATTGACTGGAAATCTTAATTTTCTTTAATTTATTACTCAAACATTATATTAACCCTATTATAACATTGTACTATGCTTGTTAATAACGGCATATCTGTTACTGCTCTCGTGTAATAAACGGTCCGTTTTTCTGTCTATGATCTCATCTCTGTCTGGATGATATTAGGGGAGAGAGGAGCGACATCAATAGATTACACAAAACCCCGGTTAGTAATTTGACGGTTCTCTTGTTGCTGCCTTCGCGAGTGATCATCTGAAATGGTGAGTATATCCATGGTGTAGCGGTTCTGTTTTGATGCTCCTTGTGCTTATACTACAAATTACAAAAGGCCTCGCTACACAGGCTACCACAACCTGTATTACCCCTAACTGGCTGTCCGACAGGAATAATAGGTTTGCTTATTACTCGGTCAATGGAAGAACGTGTATATTATCTGATAGGGCTAGTAATGGGATGTGAATAATCAGAATTAAAAAATCAGTGATGCATATTTTCCTGAAAGCTTTCATTCTGTTGCcagctatctgtaaataatcagCATTCGGGCTGGGCATGCTTTTTTAAATGACATACATTGTCTCCCTATTTATGGCATGTTTCCCCCAGACGATCTGACTTTACATTGAAATGGCCCTATGTAGATACAAGACGACAACTGAAAATACACTGTTCTAAGActgtccctgtctctatctcccgGCTGCATATCAATAGTCTAGCATAGATTAGACAAGGAATCCCCTTAAAACCACTGAGATGCCCATCAACCCTTAATGTGCTTCCTTGATGTCATCGCTAGGCAACCAGCGTAAAGAGGCCGTCCCTAGGTCCGGTCCCTCCCCCCAGGAAGAAGTCCGGCCCCAAGTCAGAGCTCACTGAGGAGCTGAAACAGGAGATCAGAGAGGCCTTTGAACTGTTCGACACCGACGCCTCCGGACACATTGACGTCAAGGAGCtaaaggtcaggggtcagaggttcagggttagggttatgcaCAGGGACAATGTTTGCTCAACATAATGTAttacagtacccataatgcttAGTAATACAGTGTTGGTCAACAAATATCTTCCTGGGGAGCTAAGGTGTGCTTTTGTTCCATCTCAACACTAACACACCTGGTTTTAACCAACTCATCTGTTTTTATCtatctattattattatcaatctGTCTTTCTCTAGGTTGCTATGAGGGCGCTGGGGTTTGAGCCGAAGAAAGAGGAGATTAAGAGGACGATAACGGAGGCGGATAAGGACGGAACAGGAAGGATTTCCTTCTCTGATTTTCTCACTGTCATGACTCAGAAGATGGTAAGAAAAACAACATAGTGAATAAATGTCTGTTCTTGTAATAAAACATGTAATGTCAAGAGACAACACTGTCAGTGCTTGTAACATAACATTACAATTTAGCAACTAAAACAATTGATAGGAGCACtggtgtaaagtactgaagtaaaaatactttgaagtactacttaagtagttttttggggtactTTACTATTAACTGTACTTTACTATTaacatttttgacaacttttacttttatttccctacattcctaaagaaaataatgtactttttactccatgcattttccctgacacacaaaagtgtcgtggcggcaggtagcctagtggttacagtgttgggccactaaccgaaaggtttctagatcgaatccccgagctgataaattcaaatctgtcgttctgcccctgaacaaggcagttaacccactgttcctaggccgtcattgtaaataagaacttgttcttaactgactagcgagttaacattttaaaaagtactcattacattttgacaggaaaattgtccaattcacacacttaccaagaaaacatccctagtcatccctactgcGGACTCActcaacacaaatgctttgtttgtaaatgaatgTTGGTGTTGGAGCATGCCACTGGCTATCCATACATTACAAATAAATACAACAAATTGTGCCACCTGGTTTGCATAATATAAGGCATTTGAAATCATTTATACTTTTGATATCTAAGTATATTTGAGAAAATCTGTTtaattttgatacttaaatatatttaaaatgaaatacttttagacttttactcaagtagtatttaactgggtgactttcacttcaatca
Above is a genomic segment from Oncorhynchus gorbuscha isolate QuinsamMale2020 ecotype Even-year linkage group LG23, OgorEven_v1.0, whole genome shotgun sequence containing:
- the nsdhl gene encoding sterol-4-alpha-carboxylate 3-dehydrogenase, decarboxylating — its product is MSHLQFIMATRIRPSSKRCAVIGGSGFLGRHLVEKLLGKGYTVSVFDIRQSYELPGVTFHQGDLCDKQALLTALEGVSLVFHCASPAPASDDKALFQRVNIQGTQTVLQACTEAGVQKVVLTSSASVVFEGTDIKDGREDLPYAKKPIDYYTETKIEQEKLVLKACDKEKGLLTVAIRPHGIFGPRDPQLVPILVDTARRGKMKFIIGDGSNLVDFTFVDNVVHGHILAAESLRPESPICGKAYHITNDEPVRFWDFMSDILVGLGYAAPRYHLPYTLVYGLALLLWLLSLLLRPLVSFKPTFTPMRVALAGTHHFYSCSRAKQDMGYKPVVGLKDGIRRTVESYPHLRHGA
- the LOC124011402 gene encoding caltractin-like, whose product is MATSVKRPSLGPVPPPRKKSGPKSELTEELKQEIREAFELFDTDASGHIDVKELKVAMRALGFEPKKEEIKRTITEADKDGTGRISFSDFLTVMTQKMAEKDSKEEILKAFRLFDDDETGKISFRNLKRVAKELGENLTDEELQEMIEEADRDGDGEVNQGEFLRIMKKTSLY